A window of the Besnoitia besnoiti strain Bb-Ger1 chromosome VI, whole genome shotgun sequence genome harbors these coding sequences:
- a CDS encoding ring box protein 1 family protein (encoded by transcript BESB_066840), with product MSGTEDATAPMDVSDPAPATSSSTCGAAVDEPMTEVPARRFEVKKWSAVALWSWDIVVDNCAICRNHIMDLCIECQASQGGSSSEECTVAWGVCNHAFHFHCISRWLKTRQVCPLDNADWEFQKYGR from the exons ATGTCAGGGACAGAAGATGCAACCGCGCCGATGGACGTTAGCGACCCGGCGCCGGCTACGTCCAGCAGCACGTGTGGCGCGGCCGTCGACGAACCGATGACTGAAGTCCCTGCCCGGAGATTTGAAGTTAAGAAGTGGTCAGCAGTTGCTCTCTGGTCTTGGGATATCGTCGTCGACAACTGCGCAATTTGTCGGAACCACATTATGGACTTGTGCATCGAGTGCCAGGCCAGCCAG GGAGGTTCGAGCTCAGAAGAATGCACGGTCGCGTGGGGCGTGTGTAATCACGCTTTCCACTTCCACTGTATCTCAAGGTGGCTTAAAACCCGTCAAGTGTGCCCGTTGGACAATGCAGACTGGGAATTCCAGAAATATGGGCGGTAG
- a CDS encoding ATP-binding domain 1 family protein (encoded by transcript BESB_066800), whose translation MKFGLLVIGPAGSGKSTFCYYLHQHMQVLRRHCRLVNLDPAAEYFAYQPDIDIRDLVTVQDVEDELHLGPNGALVFAMEFLQQRIDWLETQFADFGEDELFILDCPGQVELYTHLALMAEICNSMQAWGLRLCACCCLDVSFMTDSAKLLGGSLMALSAMVQLELPHINLLTKCDLVDKNLSLMPSRKSRAAGRRRRPERADEHAEGDFDSEDEPEDETEADEANSSTSRSFGLSALAAWPDYGDEPTDAKEAAIDALLSRDPHQIVQQLDECMPAKYKALNAAFATLVEDYGLVSYLPCNVLDEESLAVVTSALDHALQYGEDLEVRESDVIGNAEGA comes from the exons ATGAAGTTCGGCCTACTCGTCATCGGCCCTGCGGGGAGCGGGAAGAGCACATTTTGCTACTACCTGCATCAGCACATGCAGGTCCTGCGGCGCCACTGCCGCTTAGTCAACCTCGATCCAGCAGCGGAGTACTTTGCGTACCAACCAGATATCGACATCCGCGACCTTGTGACGGTTCAGGATGTCGAAGATGAACTCCACCTCGGTCCGAATGGCGCCCTGGTGTTCGCCATGGAATTCCTTCAGCAGCGCATAGACTGGCTCGAAACCCAGTTTGCAGACTTTGGAGAAGACGAACTCTTCATTCTCGACTGTCCCGGGCAGGTGGAGCTCTACACGCACCTCGCCTTGATGGCTGAAATCTGCAACAGCATGCAGGCCTGGGGGTTGCGActctgcgcgtgctgctgcctgGACGTGTCGTTCATGACGGACTCCGCGAAGCTTCTGGGCGGCTCTCTCATGGCGCTGAGTGCAATGGTCCAGCTCGAGCTCCCCCACATCAATCTCCTCACAAAGTGTGACTTAGTGGACAAAAATCTCTCCCTTATGCCCTCGCGGAAGTCGCGAGCTGCgggccgaaggcggcgaccggAGCGCGCAGACGAACACGCCGAAGGGGACTTCGATTCGGAGGACGAACCCGAAGACGAAACGGAGGCTGACGAAGCCAACTCCTCAACGTCGCGTTCGTtcggcctctctgcgctggcTGCGTGGCCAGATTACGGCGACGAGCCAACAGACGCCAAAGAGGCGGCCATAGATGCTCTGCTGTCGCGAGATCCTCACCAAATCGTCCAACAACTAGAC GAATGCATGCCAGCGAAGTACAAGGCCCTCAATGCAGCATTCGCGACACTTGTCGAAGATTATGGCCTCGTCTCGTATCTCCCATGCAACGTGCTGGACGAAGAGTCGCTGGCCGTCGTGACCTCTGCGCTGGATCACGCGCTCCAGTACGGCGAGGATCTAGAGGTTCGCGAAAGTGACGTTATCGGCAACGCAGAAGGTGCGTAG
- a CDS encoding zinc finger (CCCH type) motif-containing protein (encoded by transcript BESB_066810) — protein MPRLRDGGAMQTATRSHQLIARSLPAACLGASSPGNQDEMEAHAHVQQFQAPGEWARGGTGSEWFSRTTEAEAGVTALGDSKPQPEDATCELPQTGTTHAEHGHYDENSSICSFDATAGLRGAACGLGPSEMPCSSSSTLTTTSTLPPSPIRAPRVACWESVCGQTCSFELSYGSSREAMAADMVPIQHCVQVAQGASSAAELRPSPSLSLTSGAFAAAGQSVSGSRIISENRHVDADQNDPSQLCTGLRDYSSGNVCMAGPDTAPCNFPHLFPPPSSENIICTQDAETSVAMGQPIQPPISSWPGYRGESAVPQLVTGTWGVAAYGELDLGPSGSDWQSVMAGSHFPVSPTTCHQRDNVADHSMPLMRAEASGALNIKAPAGAGSGDPPGGTAPPSSPSTRPGSVCQSHFEPEKVFLAAGLIPSRCSGSVGPSRSDEARAENDSLVELSSDSNRPATERLEAYARQRFDELQTGASSGTSCRLAEQRALSGAATPSQRGRSWSSIQKRETPETGSSYRNGSEPEGVPLTSCADVASPTVSHMDLGADRILGCRASFGQLPPLSSPHYNTRSARLIDVSAGAGRGVFSEKRNGSYGAGVNAWDAFAQDGNCVSNGTGAASDTITEDGETLTCEGTESSPSQTSRNSVFSCPTSVTEGCNGLAETGCMFAAGANGSMTMQAALVTSSNAGAAGGSNLLLPDKTVWHELEERLAVAATAATIRTSCGSTLAPIVPSGSEAGQDAAISSATTILHDMDRRNAAVVAEGSIRGHGPCIIQRTDGSLLRTKGIAPQDPNKRVFRRLMFSKTKICPWFEQGKCLRGDLCNYAHSRGELRVLPVAKKLCLSYLKVGRCSNPHCSFAHSAEEVEDSKKMKQGTPWQWRHFDEAAALWGQGLAPRATAPDTRNSSRLVKTSQITSTRPLRATAGRSVLTPAGSGMRPNESSITGSEGLSSCSTSTALTGCPLQLVNSQCFEPDACDVLRSGETTQYDRVQSSSLSGFMPALDSGDIFPSYWSSGPTKGSNRSNSRSLGATRPGGGRMLERALKRNESRALSDDMLTSQFHSIILDAGSPAARVNDSLYGADSDAAVVVPERSPALGWDRRCGGNAGGVKDASARAYIPVLTSSEAEDESTEHVVQRSSMVDPSTKEDPGSLKSDIVLALLCQQLKNLIGRIYGVEGVLSDLADKGPPAPAVEGKANTVCVDGKRPIDSRRHWVNDSSGENVIDEPQAGGGHRGESSA, from the exons ATGCCGCGCCTGAGAGACGGAGGGGCAATGCAGACGGCTACCAGAAGCCACCAGCTCATTGCTCGCTCACTTCCAGCTGCGTGTCTGGGTGCCTCGTCTCCCGGAAACCAAGACGAAATGGAGGCCCATGCTCATGTGCAGCAGTTTCAGGCCCCTGGCGAGTGGGCACGGGGGGGGACGGGATCCGAATGGTTTTCACGGACAACGGAAGCTGAAGCCGGGGTCACCGCTTTAGGGGATTCAAAACCGCAGCCTGAAGACGCAACCTGTGAACTCCCACAGACTGGAACAACTCATGCAGAGCATGGCCACTACGACGAGAATTCTAGCATCTGTTCGTTCGACGCAACAGCCGGTCTGCGTGGTGCAGCGTGCGGGTTGGGGCCATCGGAAATGCCGTGTTCATCGTCGTCAACTCTCACGACCACATCCACGTTGCCCCCGTCCCCCATTCGTGCTCCACGAGTGGCGTGTTGGGAATCAGTATGCGGCCAAACATGCTCTTTTGAGCTATCATACGGGAGTTCCAGAGAGGCAATGGCAGCTGATATGGTACCTATACAGCATTGCGTGCAAGTTGCTCAGGGAGCTTCATCCGCTGCCGAGTTGCGTCCCAGTCCTTCATTGTCTTTGACTAGTGGAGCattcgctgctgctgggcaGAGCGTCTCAGGGTCCCGCATCATTAGTGAAAACCGACACGTGGATGCTGATCAAAATGATCCATCTCAGCTGTGCACTGGGTTACGCGACTACTCCAGCGGAAACGTCTGCATGGCAGGGCCTGATACGGCACCTTGCAATTTCCCTCATCTGTTCCCTCCCCCTAGTAGCGAGAATATCATCTGCACGCAGGATGCTGAAACGTCCGTCGCCATGGGGCAGCCAATCCAGCCTCCGATATCCAGTTGGCCAGGCTATCGCGGGGAGTCAGCGGTGCCGCAGTTGGTAACAGGGACATGGGGAGTGGCTGCGTACGGCGAACTGGATCTCGGTCCATCTGGCTCCGATTGGCAGTCGGTGATGGCAGGATCACATTTTCCAGTTTCACCTACTACCTGCCATCAGCGTGACAATGTTGCAGACCATTCGATGCCATTAatgcgcgccgaggcgagtGGTGCGCTTAACATCAAAGCACCCGCAGGTGCAGGTTCTGGTGACCCCCCTGGAGGCACTgctccgccttcgtcgccgtccacTCGACCCGGTAGTGTATGCCAGTCACATTTCGAGCCTGAGAAAGTGTTCCTCGCTGCTGGCTTGATTCCTAGCAGGTGCTCAGGCAGCGTCGGCCCGTCGCGATCGGATGAAGCCAGAGCGGAAAATGACTCTCTTGTCGAGCTGTCCTCAGACTCAAACAGACCGGCCACAGAACGCCTGGAGGCGTACGCAAGACAGCGCTTTGACGAACTACAAACAGGTGCAAGCAGCGGAACATCATGCAGGCTTGCAGAGCAACGAGCCTTGAGTGGTGCAGCCACGCCGAGTCAGAGAGGCAGGAGTTGGTCAAGTATACAGAAACGAGAGACACCGGAAACGGGCAGTAGCTACCGCAACGGATCCGAGCCCGAAGGCGTGCCATTAACATCTTGTGCTGATGTGGCATCACCCACTGTAAGCCACATGGATCTCGGGGCAGACAGGATCCTTGGTTGCAGAGCAAGTTTTGGGCAGTTACCTCCGTTATCATCGCCGCACTACAACACGAGAAGCGCCAGACTAATCGACGTATCTGCTGGTGCAGGCCGTGGGGTTTTTTCTGAGAAGCGAAATGGGTCCTACGGTGCAGGAGTAAATGCGTGGGATGCCTTTGCTCAAGACGGCAACTGCGTCTCCAATGGGACAGGGGCCGCAAGTGACACGATTACAGAAGACGGAGAAACACTTACATGCGAGGGGACTGAGAGCAGTCCATCTCAGACCTCCAGAAACTCCGTCTTCTCATGCCCCACAAGTGTGACTGAGGGCTGCAACGGATTAGCCGAAACAGGTTGCATGTTTGCAGCAGGCGCCAATGGGTCAATGACGATGCAAGCGGCCCTGGTGACTTCCTCGAATGCGGGTGCGGCTGGAGGCAGCAATCTTCTTTTGCCGGACAAGACGGTGTGGCACGAACTGGAGGAGCGACTCGCAgtcgcagcgacggcggccacTATTCGCACTTCCTGTGGTTCCACCTTGGCTCCTATCGTTCCTTCCGGAAGCGAGGCTGGTCAGGATGCCGCTATTTCGTCTGCAACAACTATTTTGCATGACATGGACAGAAGAAATGCGGCAGTGGTAGCTGAGGGATCTATCCGAGGTCATGGGCCCTGCATCATCCAGAGAACAGATGGATCGCTCCTAAGGACGAAAGGCATCGCGCCGCAGGATCCGAATAAGCGCGTTTTCCGTAGGCTAATGTTCAGCAAAACAAAAATATGTCCGTGGTTCGAGCAAGGCAAGTGCCTGAGAGGCGACCTGTGCAACTATG CGCATAGCCGAGGCGAGCTGCGGGTCCTGCCGGTGGCGAAGAAGCTGTGCCTTTCATATCTAAAG GTGGGACGGTGCAGCAATCCCCATTGCAGCTTTGCACATTCTGCGGAGGAAGTGGAAGACAGCAAAAA GATGAAGCAAGGGACACCGTGGCAGTGGCGTCATTTTGATGAAGCTGCAGCCCTGTGGGGGCAGGGTCTGGCTCCAAGAGCAACCGCGCCCGACACGAGAAATAGCAG CCGTTTAGTCAAGACATCCCAGATCACCTCTACTCGGCCTCTGCGAGCGACAGCTGGCCGCAGTGTACTAACGCCAGCTGGCTCGGGCATGCGCCCAAACGAGTCGTCTATCACAGGTTCAGAGGGGTTAAGCAGCTGTTCGACCTCCACCGCTTTGACGGGATGCCCTTTACAACTGGTGAATTCGCAATGCTTTGAACCCGACGCCTGCGACGTTTTGCGCTCGGGGGAGACTACACAGTACGACAGAGTTCAAAGCAGTTCGCTCTCAGGCTTCATGCCGGCACTTGACTCTGGGGACATATTTCCCTCATATTGGTCCAGTGGCCCGACAAAAGGATCGAACAGGAGCAACAGCCGGAGTCTGGGAGCAACTCGACCTGGAGGGGGCCGGATGCTAGAGCGCGCGTTGAAGAGGAATGAGTCGCGTGCTCTTAGTGACGATATGCTAACGTCTCAGTTTCACAGTATAATTCTTGACGCGGGCTCGCCAGCCGCTCGTGTGAACGATTCACTTTACGGCGCTGACAGCGATGCGGCAGTAGTGGTGCCGGAAAGGTCGCCGGCCCTGGGATGGGACAGGAGATGCGGGGGCAATGCAGGCGGGGTGAAGGATGCGTCGGCCCGTGCATATATCCCGGTGCTAACCTCTTCTGAGGCTGAAGATGAATCGACAGAGCACGTGGTGCAGCGTTCTAGCATGGTGGATCCATCGACCAAAGAAGATCCAGGGTCGCTGAAGTCAGATATTGTATTGGCGCTACTCTGCCAGCAATTGAAAAATCTTATTGGCAGGATTTATGGCGTAGAGGGCGTTCTCTCTGATTTGGCTGACAAAGGCCCCCCGGCTCCGGCGGTGGAAGGCAAGGCAAACACAGTATGTGTAGACGGAAAACGCCCCATCGATTCCCGTAGACACTGGGTGAACGACAGTTCCGGTGAAAACGTGATAGATGAGCCGCAGGCTGGAGGAGGTCATAGAGGTGAATCGAGTGCTTGA
- a CDS encoding hypothetical protein (encoded by transcript BESB_066820), producing MSLSPFSVPGRGVASLHRASGSILSSLRGGRGLPSVSCCLPSLPQRPYAAISGLSERHAGPSVRSVRLPGVRVHLAGAEGASLQGAVRRACREERLPAPSARQTSASTLRFRLSLPRFAGEPRPRAREAASPIQSQPAETPSAKAASPPSPAGGKHDTAAQTPLRGGKAKRALAGALLLGLGAVGAAAVLDSNDEAKGLLASRYPDVAKLLEASVFPVLRSAGVTASVPAPLTTLPHATKTPHPPPLSPSSLSPAAVAPPLPPAVAQPPPEPASRASGAHASAAPESVSVKSPLQPPVEPKAPEAIVAQKVKEQREREERLKEQQKKQQARLAIEHENVQMELLLELFGKLSEAQKRLLGVLPPEARLSEAGSLAEVNTRGKGEAEQTSKRTEEAKEATSVKASETEREEAPSPLPSVEEVVAAERDTLQHLSVADLRARLLDLVAQLTLARRYDALRRAEDAQKAQEQALVAYDRKLKTELEKERGRVAAEMQGTLLKKVEEIQETADRRLEAELKAHALLADERVAEERSKAVTDLAKFEGQVLGLHAAFDALSLRAQQAQAVNTLMSVVAAIDDALETSAPVLPQLTKLQEMSRADPILFMAVDSLPFEVTEATRKPVPTAGDLRASVKNNMRACVQAAFVPPNSGIVGHMLARLFSSFYVLESHPPPVDPESNADPSRALAEAASEASRLDSGDSRARQASGASESLQRSQDGLCGLRRNLALLSYASFYVDRGDLTNALRCLEQLDGLTRAVSVGEIQRLRVFLLLQQTLQLVKARLACINADLVAGAETAA from the exons ATGTCGCTATCCCCCTTCAGCGTGCCCGGTCGAGGCGTCGCGTCGCTCCACCGAGCGTCTGGCTCTATTCTGTCGTCTCTCCGCGGTGGCAGAGGTCTTCCTTCTGTTTCTTGTTGCCTCCCCAGTCTCCCGCAGCGGCCCTACGCCGCAATTTCAGGACTATCCGAGCGCCACGCAGGTCCCTCTGTGCGGAGTGTGCGCCTGCCTGGGGTGCGGGTACacctcgcgggcgcagaaggTGCGTCGCTGCAAGGCGCCGTTCGTCGAGCCTGCCGAGAGGAACGTCTTCCCGCACCTTCCGCGCGTCAGACTTCGGCGTCGACGCTGCGGtttcgcctgtctcttccgAGATTTGCCGGCGAGcctcggccgcgggcgcgcgaggccgcgtcgccaATCCAGTCGCAACCGGCCGAAACTCCATCCGCGAAagctgcctctccgccttcgccggcgggAGGCAAACACGACACCGCCGcccagacgccgctgcgaggaggaaaggcgaagagggcCCTCGCAGGGGCGCTCCTGCTCGGACTGGGGGCCGTGGGGGCTGCTGCAGTGCTGGACTCAAACGACGAGGCCAAGGGACTCCTTGCTTCCAG ATACCCTGACGTAGCCAAGCTCCTCGAAGCGTCTGTGTTCCCGGTACTGCGATCGGCGGGCGTCACGGCCTCCGTTCCCGCGCCGCTGACGACTCTTCCGCATGCCACCAAGACGCCTCatccgcctccgctttcgccttcctcgctttccCCAGCAgccgtggcgccgccgctcccgcccgctgtcgcgcagccgcccccAGAGCCCGCATCCCGAGCCTCAGGAGCccacgcgagcgccgcgccggaaAGTGTCTCCGTGAAGAGCCCGCTGCAACCCCCTGTGGAGCCCAAGGCGCCCGAGGCCATTGTTGCCCAGAAGGTCAAggaacagcgagagagagaagagcgactaaaggagcagcagaagaaACAGCAGGCGAGGCTCGCCATAGAGCACGAAAACGTGCAGATGGAATTGCTGCTCGAACTTTTTGGCAAGCTCTCTGAAGCGCAGAAACGCCTCCTCGGGGTTCTGCCACCGGAGGCGCGTCTCAGCGAGGCAGGCTCTCTCGCGGAAGTCAACACGAGGGGGAAGGGAGAGGCTGAGCAAACGTCAAAGCGCACGGAGGAGGCTAAGGAGGCCACTTCAGTGAAAGCGAGTGAAACGG agcgcgaggaggcgccgtcTCCACTCCCGAGCGTGGAGGAAGTCGTCGCGGCCGAACGGGACACGTTGCAGCACCTGAGTGTCGCcgacctccgcgcgcgccttttgGATCTTGTCGCCCAGCTgaccctcgcgcgccgctacgatgccctgcgccgcgcagaggacgcgcagaaggcgcaggaacaggcgctcgtcgcctACGACCGAAAGCTGAAAACCGAGCTCGAGAAG GAACGGggacgcgtggcggcggaaATGCAGGGCACTTTGCTAAAGAAGGTTGAAGAGATTCAG GAGACAGCCGACCGCAGACTGGAGGCGGAGCTGAAGGCGCACGCGTTGCTGGCGGACGAGCGCGTGGCTGAAGAGCGCAGCAAAGCGGTCACCGACCTTGCCAAGTTCGAGGGTCAGGTTCTGGGGCTCCATGCA GCCTTCGATGCGctgtcgctccgcgcgcagcaggcgcaagCGGTCAACACTCTCATGAGCGTCGTAGCCGCAATcgacgacgcgctggagACCTCTGCTCCTGTACTGCCGCAGCTGACGAAACTGCAAGAA ATGAGTCGCGCGGACCCGATTCTCTTCATGGCCGTCGACAGTCTGCCTTTCGAGGTCACTGAAGCCACGCGGAAGCCCGTTCCCACCGCGGGCGACTTGCGA GCGTCTGTGAAGAACAACATGCGCGCGTGCGTTCAAGCCGCGTTTGTTCCGCCGAACTCGGGCATCGTCGGGCACATGCTCGCGCGGcttttctcttcgttttACGTCTTGGAGTCTCACCCGCCTCCCGTCGATCCGGAGAGCAACGCAGATCCGAGCCGCGCACTCGCCGAGGcggccagcgaggcgagcagacTAGACTCTGGAGATTCTCGCGCACGCCAAGCCTCGGGCGCCTCTGAGTCTTTGCAGCGGTCGCAGGACGGTCTCTGTGGCCTGCGAAGAAATCTCGCGCTCCTATCTTACGCCTCTTTCTACGTCGATCGGG GCGATCTGACTAACGCGCTGAGATGCCTGGAGCAGCTCGACGGGCTCACGCGGGCCGTCAGTGTAGGTGAAATCCAgcggcttcgcgtcttcctgcTGCTCCAGCAAACCCTCCAGCTTGTCAAGGCGCGACTGGCGTGCATCAATGCTGACTtggtcgcgggcgcagagacagcggcgtAA
- a CDS encoding MmgE/PrpD family protein (encoded by transcript BESB_066830), producing the protein MPSQAGFGAGEAEYAVLPRNSNQALGIAQYAIDFLGGKYGDNVSARVYERVRLFHTDSVVCGVSALALKTNAPTILREEALEYSCDSGARVFGSLARSHPEKAIAANCAAVREWDANGTVFGFNPKLPEHRAGEFGHNDFYPVVVAAAHAGAKDVDGRKALRAMLCLDEIRGRLAEVFSLKSFKVDHVVHGAIASAAVYGALLGATAEQIESAIGLSVAHYIPWRAIRAGKQLSDSKGSSAGLAAEAAVLSMRRAMRGFVGPRDIFRNPESVFRANVRTAGDSPFDLILAHSGEDFAVARMHFKLGLYEHQSAGALEGVLRLLMENPVLYKEPSRIKSVTVTAYEPAFGVIGDVAKRDPQTRQSADHSMVYVISTLMRKAIEAEEIPPDLDGAWMALMLTPFDYSKEAIAHPTTRALMNNTHFKHGGPEYDAKYPEGIPTSVAVELSDGQTLEGPLVMFPAGHAANTEADLMKILSHKFRTMVAIAMEREDAEAFLAKLDNLPALSNEELQTLYYFPSLKSLAPID; encoded by the exons ATGCCGTCACAAGCGGGCTTCGGGGCTGGTGAGGCCGAGTATGCGGTCCTCCCGCGAAATTCAAACCAGGCGCTCGGCATCGCTCAGTACGCCATCGATTTCCTAGGCGGCAA ataCGGCGACAATGTTTCGGCGAGGGTGTACGAGAGGGTGCGGCTCTTCCACACAGACAGCGTCGTGTGCGGCGTGTCTGCCTTGGCGCTGAAGACCAATGCGCCCACGATCCTTCGTGAGGAAGCACTGGAATACTCATGTGA CTCCGGCGCGAGAGTTTTTGGCAGCCTCGCGAGATCCCACCCCGAAAAG GCTATCGCGGCGAACTGCGCCGCCGTTCGCGAGTGGGATGCCAACGGCACAGTCTTCGGATTCAATCCAAAGCTGCCGGAGCACCGGGCGGGCGAGTTCGGTCACAATGACTTCTaccccgtcgtcgtcgcggctgctCATGCCGGCGCCAAAGACGTCGATGGCAG GAAGGCCTTACGCGCGATGCTTTGCCTGGACGAAATTCGCGGCAGACTTGCAGAGGTGTTCAGTCTCAAGTCCTTCAAAGTAGACCACGTGGTTCACGGTGCCatcgcctctgccgccgtctACGGCGCTCTCCTGG GGGCCACGGCTGAGCAAATCGAATCCGCCATCGGCCTCTCAGTTGCGCACTACATTCCGTGGAGAGCGATTCGCGCTGGGAAACAGCTGAGCGACTCGAAAGGAAGTTCCGCGGGACTCGCAGCTGAAGCGGCAGTTCTCAGCATGCGCAGAG CGATGCGGGGCTTTGTTGGCCCGCGAGACATCTTCCGAAATCCCGAGTCCGTGTTTCGAGCG AATGTGAGGACTGCGGGAGATTCCCCGTTCGATCTCATTCTCGCTCACTCCGGCGAAGACTTCGCagtcgcgcgcatgcacttCAAACTCGGGTTGTATGAACACCAGTCAgccggcgccctcgag ggcgtccttcgcctgctgATGGAAAACCCCGTTCTGTACAAGGAGCCAAGTCGCATCAAGTCAGTCACAGTGACTGCATACGAGCCTGCGTTCGGAGTCATCGGCGACGTCGCCAAACGCGACCCCCAGACTCGCCAGTCGGCGGACCACTCCATG GTGTATGTTATCTCGACTCTCATGAGGAAGGCCATTGAGGCGGAGGAAATTCCCCCAGACCTTGACGGTGCCTGGATGGCGTTGATGCTCACGCCGTTCGACTACAGCAAAGAGGCGATTGCTCACCCAACGACCAG AGCGCTGATGAACAACACGCACTTCAAGCACGGCGGGCCCGAATACGACGCCAAGTATCCTGAAGGCATTCCAACGAGCGTTGCGGTAGAACTCAGCGACGGCCAGACACTCGAGGGCC CGCTTGTTATGTTTCCCGCGGGGCATGCCGCAAACACTGAGGCGGATCTGATGAAGATTTTGTCGCACAAGTTTCGAACGATGGTCGCGATCGCGAtggagcgcgaggacgcggaggccttcCTGGCGAAGCTCGACAACCTGCCCGCGCTAAGCAATGAAGAACTTCAAACGCTCTACTACTTTCCTTCGTTGAAGTCGCTTGCGCCTATCGACTAg